The Sphaeramia orbicularis chromosome 16, fSphaOr1.1, whole genome shotgun sequence genome window below encodes:
- the LOC115435699 gene encoding C-C chemokine receptor type 5-like codes for MTSQHLNMSGDRGNYSYMDFSEYYGDLDLGSLAPCNYSSLSNFGKVFLPFLYSLVFILGFLGNGLVLCVLIKHRNQTNLTDICLFNLALSDLLFILTLPLYSHYSAVGQWVFGDFMCHLSGGMHNTGFFSSTFFMVAMTLDRYMAIMYAHKVAKYRTLKMGVTLSGVVWMLSLCASLPSFIFTKETDESIDEPSGKRCQNDPENKKWNVYNILATNILGLMIPFSVMVICYSRIIPTLMHMRSVKKHRAVKLIISIMIIFFLFWAPYNFILLLDFIQSDKESCEWINNIKLSATVTETIAFTHCCLNPIIYAFVGQKFMKRSLQLLRTWVPGIPFSRRLSESSFRTSSVMSRASDVTTVM; via the exons GTGATAGAGGAAATTACAGCTACATGGATTTTTCGGAATATTATGGCGATCTAGACCTAGGCTCCTTGGCTCCTTGCAATTACAGCTCTCTGAGTAATTTTGGCAAGGTGTTTCTGCCATTTCTCTACAGTTTGGTTTTCATCCTCGGCTTCTTAG gTAATGGCCTTGTGTTGTGCGTCCTGATAAAGCACCGCAACCAGACCAACTTGACAGACATCTGCCTTTTCAACCTGGCTCTTTCTgacctcctcttcatcctcaccTTGCCTTTATACTCCCACTACAGCGCTGTGGGTCAGTGGGTCTTTGGGGACTTTATGTGCCATCTCAGTGGTGGGATGCACAACACTGGATTCTTCAGCAGCACCTTCTTCATGGTCGCCATGACGCTGGACCGCTACATGGCCATCATGTATGCTCATAAAGTGGCAAAATACCGCACCCTGAAGATGGGCGTCACTCTGTCTGGAGTTGTTTGGATGCTGAGCTTGTGTGCTTCCTTACCTAGTTTTATCTTCACCAAGGAGACAGATGAGTCAATCGATGAACCTTCCGGTAAACGCTGCCAAAATGACCCAGAGAACAAGAAGTGGAATGTGTATAATATCTTGGCCACAAACATCCTGGGTCTCATGATTCCATTCTCAGTGATGGTCATTTGCTACTCCAGGATCATCCCCACTTTGATGCACATGAGGAGTGTAAAGAAGCATCGCGCTGTCAAGCTGATAATCTCCATAATGAtcatctttttcttattttggGCCCCGTATAACTTTATCCTGCTTTTGGATTTCATACAGTCTGATAAAGAGAGCTGTGAGTGGATCAATAACATAAAGTTGTCAGCAACAGTGACTGAGACCATTGCCTTCACCCACTGCTGCCTGAACCCCATCATTTACGCCTTTGTAGGACAGAAGTTTATGAAGCGTTCCTTACAGCTGTTGAGGACATGGGTACCTGGGATCCCCTTTAGCAGACGTCTGTCAGAAAGCTCATTCAGAACAAGTTCAGTTATGTCCAGAGCCTCTGATGTCACCACAGTCATGTAG